In Pedobacter heparinus DSM 2366, the following are encoded in one genomic region:
- a CDS encoding DUF1801 domain-containing protein, whose product MNTEIQTYNDAQPGAYKEICNRLATEIGHNLGEAESKIWHAHPVWFINGNPIVGYSKLKAGIRLMFWSGADFAEEQLKINTGKFKDASVTYTAAEEINTGDLKRWLEKSREIQWDYKHIVKRKGVLLRLK is encoded by the coding sequence ATGAATACAGAGATACAAACCTATAATGATGCCCAGCCTGGCGCATATAAAGAAATCTGCAACAGACTGGCAACCGAAATTGGCCATAACCTGGGCGAAGCTGAAAGTAAGATCTGGCATGCACATCCGGTTTGGTTTATAAATGGAAATCCCATTGTTGGCTATAGCAAACTTAAAGCCGGCATCAGGTTGATGTTCTGGAGCGGGGCTGATTTTGCTGAAGAACAACTTAAAATAAACACTGGAAAATTTAAAGATGCATCGGTGACCTATACTGCTGCCGAAGAAATTAATACCGGAGACCTGAAACGCTGGCTTGAAAAATCAAGGGAAATACAATGGGATTATAAGCACATTGTTAAAAGAAAAGGCGTTTTATTGCGGTTGAAATAA
- a CDS encoding maleylpyruvate isomerase N-terminal domain-containing protein, giving the protein MDKKVGVETLHLFPLLNKKLIELLKSLTDEEWNAQTVARLWNVKDVASHLLDTNLRTLSISRDGYIGEKAENISSYQELVSFLNNLNMTWTNATKRLSPDVLTFLLEITGPQFSAHLNSLDPFENAVFAVSWAGQQTSANWFNIAREYTEKFLHQQQIRDAVGKPGIMTRELYYPFLDVFMYALPYTFKNIAAETGTVVSLIITSEIGGQWNIVKDENKWTLNKKNDLKADATVKIDPDTAWKLFSKSLAPEQILPQVEITGNKKLGQHTLQMVSVMA; this is encoded by the coding sequence ATGGATAAAAAAGTAGGAGTTGAAACTTTGCATTTGTTCCCTTTGCTAAACAAAAAGCTCATAGAACTTTTAAAATCTTTAACTGATGAAGAATGGAATGCCCAAACGGTAGCCAGACTTTGGAATGTTAAAGATGTTGCTTCCCATCTTCTGGATACGAATTTAAGGACATTATCTATCTCAAGAGATGGCTATATTGGTGAGAAAGCTGAAAACATAAGTTCTTATCAGGAGCTGGTATCCTTTCTTAATAATTTGAATATGACCTGGACAAATGCTACCAAAAGACTTAGTCCTGATGTTTTGACATTCCTTTTGGAAATCACCGGACCACAATTTTCGGCACACCTTAATTCGCTTGATCCATTTGAAAATGCGGTATTTGCCGTTTCCTGGGCAGGACAACAAACTTCAGCCAATTGGTTCAATATTGCCAGGGAATACACGGAGAAATTTTTGCATCAACAGCAAATCAGGGATGCAGTTGGCAAACCAGGTATTATGACCAGGGAGTTGTATTATCCTTTTCTTGATGTTTTTATGTATGCGCTTCCGTATACTTTTAAAAATATAGCTGCAGAAACCGGAACTGTTGTTTCATTAATTATAACCAGTGAAATTGGTGGACAATGGAATATTGTTAAAGATGAAAACAAGTGGACTTTGAATAAGAAAAACGACCTGAAGGCAGATGCCACAGTTAAGATTGATCCTGATACTGCCTGGAAACTCTTTTCCAAAAGTTTGGCACCTGAACAAATATTACCACAAGTGGAAATTACAGGTAATAAAAAATTAGGACAACATACATTACAGATGGTGTCTGTAATGGCCTGA
- a CDS encoding class I SAM-dependent methyltransferase, whose translation MKKKKEMNTDYSQKATNEEIKARFDKDVERFSNLETGQQSTIDAPITMELCTAAAQYINPKAKELLDIGCGAGNYTLNMLGKIPNLNCTLNDLSLPMLERARARVAAQTSGEITILHNDMRNLDLPENHFDIVLAAATFHHLRDDADWELVFTKIYKALKPGGSLWISDLITHNSSLINRLFEDKYRAYLESLGGPEYAQNVFDYIAYEDTPRSLNFQLALLTKVGFRTTEILHKNSNFAAFGAVK comes from the coding sequence TTGAAAAAAAAGAAAGAGATGAATACAGATTATTCCCAAAAGGCAACAAACGAAGAGATCAAAGCGAGATTTGATAAAGATGTGGAACGTTTTTCAAATCTGGAAACCGGACAGCAATCTACTATAGATGCTCCGATCACAATGGAACTGTGTACAGCAGCAGCCCAATACATTAATCCGAAGGCAAAGGAATTACTCGATATTGGTTGTGGGGCAGGTAATTACACTTTGAATATGCTTGGTAAGATCCCCAACCTGAATTGTACCTTAAATGACCTGAGTTTACCGATGCTGGAGCGGGCAAGAGCACGTGTGGCTGCTCAAACCAGTGGTGAAATTACCATCCTGCATAATGATATGCGTAATTTAGATTTACCAGAAAATCATTTTGATATCGTACTGGCCGCGGCTACTTTTCATCACCTGCGTGATGATGCCGACTGGGAACTTGTTTTTACTAAAATTTATAAAGCCCTAAAACCAGGTGGCAGTTTATGGATTTCTGATCTGATTACCCATAATTCAAGCCTGATCAACCGGCTTTTTGAAGATAAGTACCGGGCCTATCTCGAAAGTTTGGGAGGACCGGAGTATGCGCAAAACGTATTTGATTATATTGCCTATGAGGATACGCCCCGGTCTTTAAATTTTCAGCTGGCATTGCTGACTAAAGTGGGTTTTAGAACTACGGAGATATTGCATAAGAATTCGAATTTCGCAGCTTTTGGCGCAGTGAAGTAG
- a CDS encoding DinB family protein, whose amino-acid sequence MNNLLKFQYQLVKESRAVVLRYLELQVQDDLLKGVDTFNGKSIAFMMVHVANTYIAWVGNFALAMQRPYYTESEFTMVAQLRTIFKDVDLIMEQFITGFATDTMRAVKGYKWADQYIETDAYSIFTHVLTHEFHHKGQIMTMGRLLGHTPPDTDVMRF is encoded by the coding sequence ATGAACAACTTACTTAAATTTCAATATCAACTTGTAAAGGAAAGCAGGGCGGTGGTATTGCGGTACCTGGAGTTACAAGTACAGGATGACCTCTTGAAAGGAGTTGATACCTTTAATGGTAAAAGTATTGCTTTTATGATGGTACATGTGGCCAATACCTATATTGCATGGGTGGGTAATTTTGCTTTGGCGATGCAAAGACCTTATTATACAGAAAGCGAGTTTACAATGGTAGCGCAACTGAGGACAATTTTTAAAGATGTCGACCTGATCATGGAGCAGTTTATTACAGGTTTTGCAACAGATACGATGCGAGCCGTTAAGGGATACAAATGGGCAGATCAATACATTGAAACGGATGCGTACAGTATTTTTACGCATGTATTGACCCATGAATTTCATCATAAGGGGCAAATAATGACGATGGGCAGGCTGCTTGGCCATACGCCTCCTGATACTGATGTGATGAGGTTTTAA
- a CDS encoding (deoxy)nucleoside triphosphate pyrophosphohydrolase, with amino-acid sequence MISVAAAIIFRENKVLIARRAAHKHLAGYWEFPGGKIEPREEPEACLVRELAEELMIIIQVKHHIMDHIHNYGNFTITLKAYSCTFVSGEIILTDHDEVLWVNVDDLPSYHLAPADVPIANRLMQK; translated from the coding sequence ATGATCTCAGTAGCCGCAGCAATAATTTTCAGGGAAAATAAGGTGCTCATCGCAAGACGGGCGGCCCATAAACACCTTGCGGGCTACTGGGAATTTCCAGGCGGAAAAATAGAACCCCGTGAGGAGCCTGAAGCATGCCTTGTAAGGGAACTTGCCGAGGAATTAATGATCATTATTCAGGTAAAACATCACATAATGGATCATATCCATAATTATGGCAATTTTACGATAACTTTAAAGGCTTACTCCTGCACTTTTGTAAGTGGAGAAATCATCTTAACGGATCATGATGAAGTATTATGGGTAAATGTGGATGATCTCCCTTCTTATCACCTCGCACCTGCCGATGTTCCCATAGCAAATAGGCTGATGCAAAAATAG
- a CDS encoding serine hydrolase domain-containing protein — translation MLKITSFFLLIFTVASAASAQSPATFNKLKLDSLIETVGAKDKAMMSIAVMQNGKMVYSKAVGYAIADTKIPATPETKYRIGSITKVFTGTVIFQLIQEGKLSLTTTLATFFPALPNADKITMAHLLNHSSGLFNLTSDPGYASILGAKLSQADLLARFQHAPVFEPGAKNEYSNTNFILLGFIIEKLDKKSYAASVKSRIIDKIGLKNTYYGGPINPANNEARSYKWKEGWVAEQETDMSIPGAAGAMVANPGDLVQFFNALFTGKLISEASLLQMEKITNGYGMAMFKMSFGEHSSYGHTGGIDGFQSQAAYFPENKMAIAITANGVNTSLNDVAIGVLSILFNKPYVIPTFSNLKLKNEDLNKYLGTYASDKMPLKITITSKDAVLYAQATGQSAFPLVAAKPDVFTFESAGINLTFDVANNQMTFRQGGATFVMTKEK, via the coding sequence ATGCTTAAAATCACCAGTTTTTTCTTATTGATTTTCACGGTAGCTTCTGCAGCATCTGCACAGAGCCCTGCTACCTTTAACAAATTAAAACTCGATAGCCTGATCGAAACCGTTGGTGCAAAGGATAAAGCCATGATGAGCATTGCTGTAATGCAAAATGGGAAAATGGTTTACAGCAAGGCCGTAGGCTATGCTATTGCAGATACAAAAATACCCGCTACACCGGAAACCAAATACCGGATAGGTTCCATTACAAAAGTATTTACCGGAACGGTTATTTTTCAATTGATACAGGAGGGTAAACTTAGTCTTACCACTACTCTGGCAACCTTTTTTCCTGCTTTGCCGAATGCCGATAAAATAACAATGGCACATCTGCTGAATCACAGTAGCGGATTGTTTAACCTTACAAGTGATCCCGGTTATGCAAGTATTCTTGGAGCAAAATTAAGCCAGGCCGACTTACTGGCAAGGTTTCAGCATGCCCCGGTTTTTGAGCCGGGTGCAAAAAACGAGTATAGCAACACCAATTTCATCCTGTTAGGGTTTATTATAGAAAAACTGGATAAGAAAAGCTACGCTGCATCTGTAAAATCACGTATCATTGATAAAATAGGGTTAAAAAACACCTATTATGGCGGTCCGATCAATCCGGCAAATAATGAGGCCAGATCTTACAAATGGAAAGAGGGCTGGGTGGCCGAACAAGAAACCGATATGAGTATACCCGGTGCTGCCGGTGCAATGGTAGCGAACCCGGGGGACCTGGTACAGTTTTTTAATGCATTGTTTACCGGAAAACTGATCAGCGAAGCCAGTCTTTTGCAGATGGAAAAAATAACAAATGGCTATGGAATGGCAATGTTCAAGATGTCATTTGGTGAACACAGCAGTTATGGACATACTGGCGGAATAGATGGTTTTCAGTCGCAGGCAGCCTACTTTCCTGAAAATAAGATGGCAATAGCCATTACGGCTAATGGTGTTAACACTTCATTGAATGATGTGGCTATCGGAGTGCTTAGCATTTTGTTTAACAAGCCTTATGTTATTCCTACTTTCAGCAATCTGAAGCTTAAAAACGAAGACCTGAATAAATATCTGGGTACCTACGCAAGTGATAAAATGCCACTTAAAATAACAATTACCAGCAAGGATGCAGTTTTGTATGCACAAGCCACGGGGCAATCTGCTTTCCCCCTTGTTGCGGCCAAACCGGATGTTTTTACTTTTGAATCGGCAGGAATCAACTTAACTTTTGATGTGGCGAACAATCAAATGACATTCAGACAAGGTGGGGCGACATTTGTGATGACGAAGGAAAAGTAA
- a CDS encoding energy transducer TonB — MILRTTIFVLCLLLSGIVTYAQKTDTTYYDKDWEPSTKALGSYFRITKTIEEGKRYEVTDYFKSGKIQMTGAYTSLSPEVKDGEFIWYDEQGKKEKEAVYVLGKLRFKKDYRAVPPPNGATEFVSLEKQPVYPGGINKLYKYIGANFVYPKSMLKLRPKGTIKVSFLIEKDGSVSEVYVKESVHPLLDAEAIRVIEGMEKWEPGIQSGKPVRVAYNIPIKMN, encoded by the coding sequence ATGATTTTACGTACCACTATTTTTGTACTTTGCCTGTTGCTTTCGGGCATTGTAACCTACGCCCAAAAAACGGATACCACTTATTATGATAAAGACTGGGAGCCTTCTACAAAGGCATTGGGTTCTTATTTCCGCATTACCAAAACAATAGAAGAAGGCAAAAGGTATGAGGTTACCGACTACTTTAAATCCGGGAAAATCCAGATGACTGGTGCTTATACCTCACTTTCACCAGAAGTAAAGGACGGGGAGTTCATCTGGTACGATGAGCAAGGAAAGAAAGAAAAAGAAGCGGTATATGTACTGGGAAAGCTTAGGTTTAAAAAAGACTACAGAGCAGTTCCACCACCAAACGGGGCCACTGAGTTCGTTTCTTTAGAAAAACAGCCTGTATATCCGGGAGGGATCAATAAATTGTATAAATACATTGGGGCCAATTTTGTGTACCCCAAAAGCATGTTGAAGTTAAGGCCCAAAGGGACCATTAAGGTCAGCTTTCTTATTGAAAAAGACGGCAGTGTATCAGAAGTATATGTTAAAGAGTCGGTACACCCCTTACTGGATGCTGAAGCCATCCGGGTTATTGAGGGGATGGAAAAATGGGAGCCCGGGATACAAAGTGGAAAACCTGTAAGGGTAGCTTATAACATCCCTATAAAAATGAATTGA
- a CDS encoding FAD-binding and (Fe-S)-binding domain-containing protein has protein sequence MEEKLKALAGSLQGELYTDDTTRLLYATDASAYSEMPLAVAVPRSVADLKLLIEFAGEEGTSLIPRTAGTSLAGQVVGSGIVVDVSKYFNQFIALNTTERWVKVQPGVVRDELNKYLRNYGLFFGPETSTANRAMIGGMVGNNSCGSNSILYKSTREHTLEIKALLSDASEVTFKALNFEEFIAKCEGTSLEARLYRSIRSQLGNYENQQEIRKEFPRSDIERRNTGYAIDILLDTAPFTAGAEDFNFCKLIAGSEGTLAFITEVKLNLEPLPPAHSGLLCVHFNTLEAALQANLVALKYQPNAVELIDHYILECTRDNMEQRANSFFVQGEPAALLVIEYARASRAEVMEVAARVEAELRNLGLGYYFPLLFGQDIKKVWSLRKAGLGLLGNLPGDEKAVPVIEDTAVAVQDLPAYIRDFNAILSKHGLYAVHYAHAGSGELHLRPILNLKTEQGTRMFRLIAEEIALLVKKYKGSLSGEHGDGRLRGEFIAQMVGEKNYALLKAIKSTWDPRNIFNPGKIIDSPPMDTMLRYTAGQKGFDFKTVFRYEGQNMLQHIEQCNGSGDCRKSHLAGGTMCPSYMATHDEKDTTRARANILRNFLTHSEQVNKFDHREIKEILDLCLSCKGCKSECPSNVDMAKLKAEFLQHYQDANGIPFRSRLIANFSRIAALGAMAPRLYNWMMTGRGVSHAVKKISGFAAGRSMPEIQHTTLRSWFLKHQRDTWKGEVLQSTKKVYFFCDEFTNYQDTEIGIKAILLLEALGYEVILPKHLESGRASISKGLLRRARKIAQHNVWCLDPLINEASPLIGIEPSAILTFRDEYPDLVNDDQLDVARKLAANVLLIDEFLAREIQRGNIKQSDFSTEARTVVLHGHCQQKAFNALSATEQVLSFPVNYKVETIPSGCCGMAGSFGYEKEHYSLSMQIAELVLFPEIRKQTDQVIIAATGTSCRHQIKDGTGKRALHPVEILYNCLLLK, from the coding sequence ATGGAAGAGAAGCTTAAGGCACTGGCGGGTTCGCTGCAAGGTGAATTGTATACGGATGACACCACCAGGTTGTTGTATGCTACAGACGCATCGGCCTATTCTGAAATGCCCCTTGCTGTTGCGGTTCCCCGTTCAGTAGCTGATCTGAAGCTGCTGATTGAATTTGCAGGTGAAGAAGGGACATCACTGATCCCACGTACGGCAGGGACCTCATTGGCCGGACAGGTAGTAGGGAGTGGCATAGTGGTGGATGTATCTAAATATTTTAACCAGTTTATAGCACTCAATACCACTGAGCGCTGGGTTAAGGTGCAACCGGGCGTAGTGCGCGATGAGCTGAACAAATACCTTCGGAACTATGGTTTGTTTTTTGGCCCTGAAACTTCAACAGCCAACCGTGCCATGATAGGAGGTATGGTGGGCAATAATTCCTGTGGTTCAAATTCTATCCTATACAAAAGTACAAGAGAGCATACCCTTGAAATTAAAGCTTTGTTAAGTGATGCCTCTGAGGTGACATTTAAGGCGCTGAATTTTGAGGAGTTTATTGCGAAATGCGAAGGGACAAGTCTTGAGGCCAGGTTATACCGTTCTATCAGAAGCCAGTTGGGGAATTATGAAAACCAGCAGGAAATCAGAAAAGAATTTCCGCGCAGTGACATAGAACGGCGAAATACCGGATATGCAATAGATATTTTGCTTGACACGGCACCTTTTACTGCGGGAGCTGAGGATTTTAACTTTTGCAAACTAATAGCAGGATCAGAAGGTACACTGGCTTTCATTACGGAGGTGAAGCTGAACCTGGAACCCCTGCCTCCGGCACATTCAGGTTTACTCTGTGTCCATTTTAATACACTGGAAGCTGCCCTGCAAGCCAATCTGGTTGCCTTAAAATACCAGCCAAATGCGGTTGAGCTGATTGACCATTATATCTTGGAATGTACCAGGGATAATATGGAGCAGCGTGCGAACAGCTTTTTTGTGCAGGGGGAGCCGGCAGCCCTGCTGGTTATTGAATATGCCAGAGCTAGCAGGGCTGAAGTGATGGAGGTAGCGGCCAGGGTTGAAGCGGAACTGCGTAACCTGGGACTGGGCTATTATTTTCCTTTGTTGTTCGGTCAGGACATTAAGAAAGTATGGTCGTTAAGAAAAGCAGGATTGGGCTTATTGGGTAATTTGCCCGGCGATGAAAAGGCTGTTCCTGTAATTGAAGATACCGCAGTTGCGGTACAGGATTTACCGGCCTATATCCGGGATTTTAATGCTATTTTAAGCAAACATGGTTTGTATGCTGTCCATTACGCCCATGCCGGTTCCGGGGAGCTGCATTTAAGGCCTATTCTGAACTTAAAAACAGAACAGGGAACCCGAATGTTCCGGTTAATAGCCGAAGAAATAGCCCTGCTGGTCAAAAAATATAAAGGTTCGTTAAGCGGTGAACATGGGGATGGGCGGTTAAGGGGAGAATTTATTGCGCAAATGGTTGGCGAAAAGAATTATGCCTTGCTGAAAGCAATAAAATCGACCTGGGACCCCCGGAATATTTTTAACCCCGGTAAGATCATAGACAGTCCGCCTATGGATACCATGCTGAGGTACACTGCCGGACAAAAAGGATTTGATTTTAAAACTGTGTTCCGTTATGAAGGACAGAATATGTTGCAGCATATTGAACAGTGTAATGGTTCAGGAGATTGCCGCAAATCCCATCTGGCAGGGGGTACCATGTGTCCTTCTTATATGGCTACGCATGACGAAAAGGATACCACCCGGGCCCGGGCAAATATATTGAGAAATTTTTTAACGCATTCTGAGCAGGTCAATAAATTTGATCACCGGGAAATTAAGGAAATACTGGACTTATGCCTGAGCTGTAAGGGGTGTAAATCGGAGTGTCCTTCCAATGTGGATATGGCAAAATTAAAAGCTGAGTTTTTACAGCATTACCAGGATGCCAACGGTATTCCGTTCAGGTCGAGGCTGATAGCCAACTTTAGCAGAATTGCGGCGCTGGGTGCAATGGCGCCCCGGCTGTACAACTGGATGATGACAGGAAGAGGTGTTAGCCATGCTGTAAAAAAAATATCCGGTTTTGCTGCCGGCAGGAGTATGCCTGAAATTCAGCATACCACTTTGAGAAGCTGGTTCCTGAAACATCAGCGCGACACCTGGAAAGGGGAAGTTCTGCAAAGTACAAAAAAGGTTTACTTTTTTTGTGATGAATTTACCAATTACCAGGATACGGAGATTGGCATAAAGGCCATCCTGCTGCTGGAAGCCCTTGGTTATGAGGTAATCCTGCCGAAGCACCTGGAAAGTGGCAGGGCTTCTATTTCAAAAGGTCTGTTGCGGAGGGCCAGGAAAATTGCCCAGCACAATGTCTGGTGCCTGGACCCATTGATCAATGAGGCATCGCCCTTAATAGGTATTGAACCTTCGGCAATCCTGACTTTCAGGGACGAATATCCCGATCTGGTAAATGACGATCAGCTGGACGTAGCAAGGAAACTGGCTGCCAACGTTTTACTTATTGATGAATTTTTGGCCAGAGAAATACAAAGGGGAAATATTAAACAGTCTGATTTTAGTACTGAAGCCAGAACGGTTGTACTGCACGGGCATTGCCAGCAAAAAGCTTTTAATGCCTTAAGCGCTACCGAACAGGTCCTTTCCTTTCCGGTGAACTATAAAGTGGAAACCATTCCTTCAGGCTGTTGCGGGATGGCGGGTTCTTTTGGGTACGAAAAAGAGCATTACAGCCTGTCGATGCAGATTGCTGAGCTGGTACTTTTTCCGGAAATCAGAAAACAGACAGATCAGGTGATCATAGCGGCAACCGGAACCAGCTGCAGGCACCAGATTAAGGATGGTACCGGAAAAAGAGCATTGCACCCCGTAGAAATATTATATAATTGTCTGCTTTTAAAATAA
- a CDS encoding aldehyde dehydrogenase family protein: MNINEILNKLGIEPDNSGTSTGSKWLASKGAVISSSSPVNGQVIASLQSTDAAGYEKVMEQASQAFLHWRKVPAPKRGEMVRQFGDALREHKDALGALVSFEMGKSLQEGMGEVQEMIDICDFAVGLSRQLYGLTMHSERPGHRMYEQWHPLGVVGIISAFNFPVAVWAWNTALAWVCGNVCVWKPSSKTPLCAIACQHIVAKVLKANDLPEGISNLVTGNACGTLINEDKRIPLISFTGSTRVGKVVSATVAGRFGRSILELGGNNAIVISASADLEMSVIGAVFGAVGTAGQRCTSTRRLIIHESVYDDFTAKLAKAYGQIKIGDPLDENNHMGPLIDQGAVEDYLNAIEQVKQQGGRFLVEGGVVNGPGFESGCYVKPCIAEVKNHYAIVQEETFAPVLYVMKYKDIAEAIAMQNDVPQGLSSAIMTLNLREAEQFLSAAGSDCGIANVNIGTSGAEIGGAFGGEKETGGGRESGSDAWKGYMRRQTNTINYSNTLPLAQGIKFDL, encoded by the coding sequence ATGAACATCAACGAAATATTAAACAAACTGGGGATTGAACCAGACAATTCAGGGACTTCAACAGGTAGTAAATGGCTGGCATCCAAAGGGGCTGTTATCAGTTCCAGCTCTCCGGTAAACGGACAGGTAATTGCCAGCTTGCAAAGCACAGATGCGGCGGGCTATGAAAAAGTAATGGAACAGGCAAGCCAGGCCTTTTTGCATTGGAGAAAGGTACCCGCGCCTAAGCGTGGTGAAATGGTACGTCAGTTTGGAGATGCCCTGCGTGAACATAAGGATGCCCTGGGGGCATTGGTATCCTTTGAGATGGGAAAGAGTTTACAGGAAGGCATGGGCGAGGTGCAGGAGATGATCGACATCTGCGATTTTGCTGTAGGATTATCGAGGCAGCTTTATGGCTTAACGATGCATTCAGAGAGGCCCGGTCACCGTATGTATGAGCAATGGCATCCACTGGGGGTAGTCGGCATTATTTCGGCCTTTAATTTTCCTGTGGCGGTTTGGGCCTGGAACACTGCGCTGGCCTGGGTATGTGGCAATGTATGTGTCTGGAAACCTTCTTCAAAAACACCGCTCTGCGCCATAGCCTGTCAGCATATTGTTGCTAAAGTGTTAAAGGCAAATGATTTACCTGAAGGAATAAGCAATTTGGTTACGGGTAATGCCTGTGGTACATTGATCAATGAGGACAAGCGTATTCCATTGATCTCTTTCACCGGTTCTACCAGAGTTGGAAAAGTGGTTTCAGCTACGGTGGCCGGCAGGTTTGGCCGGAGCATACTGGAGCTGGGCGGAAACAATGCTATTGTTATTTCTGCAAGTGCAGATTTAGAAATGTCGGTCATCGGAGCTGTATTTGGTGCGGTTGGGACTGCCGGGCAACGTTGTACCTCTACCCGCAGGCTGATCATCCACGAAAGCGTTTATGATGATTTTACGGCTAAACTGGCCAAAGCTTACGGGCAGATCAAAATTGGTGATCCTTTGGATGAAAATAACCATATGGGCCCGCTGATAGACCAGGGGGCTGTGGAAGATTACCTGAATGCGATTGAGCAGGTGAAACAACAGGGGGGCAGGTTTTTAGTTGAAGGCGGAGTGGTTAATGGACCGGGTTTTGAATCGGGCTGTTATGTTAAACCTTGTATTGCCGAGGTTAAAAACCACTATGCAATTGTACAGGAAGAGACCTTTGCACCTGTTCTGTATGTGATGAAATACAAAGACATAGCGGAAGCCATAGCCATGCAGAATGATGTACCCCAGGGCCTTTCATCTGCAATTATGACTTTGAACCTGCGTGAAGCAGAACAGTTTTTATCTGCCGCAGGCTCTGACTGCGGTATTGCAAATGTAAATATTGGTACCTCCGGGGCTGAAATAGGCGGCGCCTTTGGTGGCGAGAAGGAGACCGGTGGTGGCAGGGAAAGCGGATCTGACGCCTGGAAAGGGTATATGCGGCGGCAAACGAACACCATCAATTATTCCAATACACTGCCATTGGCCCAGGGCATAAAGTTTGATTTGTAA
- a CDS encoding DUF1338 domain-containing protein, giving the protein MNFDKEKTLDIFLNVLFDRYRKAVPAVKKITGSLIEAGVIKAQEEIVNDHIAFRTLGVPHLGIASFEKIFLHQGYKKMEYYYFEGKKLNAYWYAPPAPEYPRIFMSELIVKELSELAQQLIYKYTSSIHKDPVDALDLDNGAEIGTFFHQPLWQLPDLADYQRLLEESEYAAWVIYNRYYLNHYTISVQDLKPGYNKLEDFNRFVESLGLKLNSSGGKIKVSADGLLRQSSTMAEMQEAVFAEGERMPIAGSYVEFSERLVLPEFRELPLTEIKREHRREGFETNNADKIFESTYIKPAKD; this is encoded by the coding sequence ATGAATTTCGATAAGGAAAAGACCCTTGATATTTTTCTGAATGTACTTTTTGACCGGTACCGGAAGGCTGTACCAGCGGTTAAAAAGATTACTGGTTCGCTCATTGAGGCCGGTGTGATAAAAGCACAGGAAGAAATTGTGAATGACCACATTGCTTTCCGTACTTTAGGGGTACCACATCTGGGCATTGCTTCTTTCGAAAAGATCTTTTTGCACCAGGGGTATAAAAAAATGGAATACTATTATTTTGAGGGTAAAAAACTGAATGCCTATTGGTATGCACCACCTGCTCCTGAATATCCCAGGATATTTATGAGTGAGCTGATCGTTAAAGAGCTGTCGGAACTGGCGCAGCAACTTATATACAAGTACACTTCCAGTATCCATAAAGACCCTGTGGATGCACTTGACCTTGACAATGGAGCTGAGATCGGTACATTTTTTCATCAGCCTTTATGGCAACTGCCTGATCTGGCAGATTACCAGCGCTTACTGGAAGAAAGTGAGTATGCCGCCTGGGTAATTTACAACCGATACTACCTGAACCATTATACCATCAGTGTGCAGGACCTGAAGCCTGGCTACAATAAGCTGGAAGATTTTAACCGGTTTGTGGAATCGCTTGGCTTAAAGCTGAACAGTTCAGGTGGTAAGATCAAAGTGAGTGCAGACGGTTTATTGCGGCAGAGCAGTACTATGGCCGAAATGCAGGAGGCTGTATTTGCGGAAGGCGAGCGTATGCCGATTGCAGGCAGCTATGTAGAATTTTCGGAGCGTTTGGTTTTACCGGAATTCAGGGAGCTACCTTTAACTGAAATAAAAAGGGAACACCGGCGTGAAGGTTTTGAGACCAATAATGCTGATAAAATATTTGAAAGTACGTATATTAAACCTGCAAAGGATTAA